A part of Podarcis raffonei isolate rPodRaf1 chromosome 12, rPodRaf1.pri, whole genome shotgun sequence genomic DNA contains:
- the SMARCD3 gene encoding SWI/SNF-related matrix-associated actin-dependent regulator of chromatin subfamily D member 3 isoform X7 — translation MRPTRPLPAGRSPRPGMPSGARMPHQGAPMGPPGPPYVGSPSVRPGMPQAVMEPTRKRAAPQQAQQQQAAQQQAQQQQQAGAATQNRPRSAKRRKMADKILPQRIRELVPESQAYMDLLAFERKLDQTIMRKRVDIQEALKRPMKQKRKLRLYISNTFNPAKSDADDSDGSIASWELRVEGKLLDDLSKQKRKFSSFFKSLVIELDKDLYGPDNHLVELLHTGSKSPSSYPLRTKVCFLWHRTPTTQETDGFQVKRPGDVSVRCTLLLMLDYQPPQFKLDPRLARLLGIHTQTRSAIIQALWQYIKTNKLQDSHDKEYINCDKYFQQIFDCPRLKFSEIPQRLTNLLLPPDPIVINHIISVDPNDQKKTACYDIDVEVEDPLKGQMSSFLLSTANQQEITALDNKIHETIESINQLKIQRDFMLSFSKDPKGYIQDLLRSQSRDLKVMTDVVGNPEEERRAEFYHEPWSQEAVSRYFYCKIQQRRQELEQSLGVRNT, via the exons ATGCGCCCCACGCGCCCCCTCCCCGCCGGGAGGAGCCCG cgTCCTGGGATGCCATCAGGCGCTCGCATGCCCCACCAGGGGGCTCCAATGGGTCCCCCAGGCCCCCCCTACGTCGGGAGCCCTTCCGTTCGCCCCGGGATGCCCCAGGCCGTGATGGAGCCCACGCGCAAGCGGGCAGCGCCCCAgcaggcgcagcagcagcaggcggcgcAGCAacaagcgcagcagcagcagcaggcgggcGCCGCCACGCAGAACCGGCCCAGGAG CGCCAAGAggaggaagatggctgacaaGATTCTCCCACAGAGG ATCCGGGAGCTGGTGCCAGAGTCTCAGGCCTACATGGACCTGCTGGCGTTCGAGCGGAAGCTGGACCAGACCATCATGCGGAAGCGAGTGGATATCCAGGAGGCCCTGAAGAGGCCCATGAAG CAAAAGCGGAAGCTGCGCCTTTACATCTCCAACACCTTCAACCCGGCCAAGTCGGACGCAGATGACTCAGACGGCAGCATCGCCTCCTGGGAGCTGCGGGTGGAAGGCAAACTGCTGGACGAT CTCAGCAAGCAGAAAAGGAAGTTTTCCTCTTTCTTCAAGAGTTTGGTCATCGAACTGGACAAGGACCTGTATGGACCAGACAATCACCTGGTGGAG ctgctgcacactgggtcgAAATCTCCGTCCAGCTATCCACTCAGAACCAAGGTCTGTTTCCTG TGGCACAGGACCCCCACCACCCAGGAGACGGACGGCTTCCAGGTGAAGAGGCCGGGGGACGTCAGCGTGCGCTGCACCCTCCTGCTCATGCTGGACTACCAG CCCCCCCAGTTCAAGCTGGACCCCCGCCTCGCCCGCCTCTTGGGGATCCACACGCAGACGCGCTCGGCCATCATCCAAGCCCTCTGGCAGTACATCAAGACCAACAAGCTGCAGGACTCTCACGACAAGGAGTACATCAACTGTGACAAGTACTTCCAGCAG ATCTTTGACTGCCCGCGGCTAAAGTTTTCCGAAATCCCACAGAGGCTGACGAACTTGCTGCTGCCGCCGGATCCTATTGTCATCAACCACATCATCAG TGTGGACCCCAATGACCAGAAGAAGACCGCCTGCTACGACATTGACGTGGAAGTGGAGGACCCCTTGAAGGGGCAGATGAGCAGCTTCCTTCTCTCGACAGCAAACCAGCAGGAGATCACAGCCCTGGACAACAAG ATTCACGAGACAATCGAGTCCATCAACCAGCTGAAGATACAGAGGGATTTTATGCTCAGCTTCTCCAAAGACCCCAAAGGGTACATCCAAGATCTCCTCCGATCCCAGAGCAGGGATCTCAAG GTGATGACCGACGTGGTGGGGAATCCCGAGGAGGAGCGGAGGGCAGAGTTTTACCACGAGCCGTGGTCCCAGGAGGCCGTGAGCAGGTACTTCTACTGCAAG ATCCAGCAGCGTCGTCAGGAGTTGGAGCAGTCTCTGGGGGTGCGTAACACCTAA
- the SMARCD3 gene encoding SWI/SNF-related matrix-associated actin-dependent regulator of chromatin subfamily D member 3 isoform X6 translates to MAAEEVTGGARKATKSKLFEFLVHGVRPGMPSGARMPHQGAPMGPPGPPYVGSPSVRPGMPQAVMEPTRKRAAPQQAQQQQAAQQQAQQQQQAGAATQNRPRSAKRRKMADKILPQRIRELVPESQAYMDLLAFERKLDQTIMRKRVDIQEALKRPMKQKRKLRLYISNTFNPAKSDADDSDGSIASWELRVEGKLLDDLSKQKRKFSSFFKSLVIELDKDLYGPDNHLVELLHTGSKSPSSYPLRTKWHRTPTTQETDGFQVKRPGDVSVRCTLLLMLDYQPPQFKLDPRLARLLGIHTQTRSAIIQALWQYIKTNKLQDSHDKEYINCDKYFQQIFDCPRLKFSEIPQRLTNLLLPPDPIVINHIISVDPNDQKKTACYDIDVEVEDPLKGQMSSFLLSTANQQEITALDNKIHETIESINQLKIQRDFMLSFSKDPKGYIQDLLRSQSRDLKVMTDVVGNPEEERRAEFYHEPWSQEAVSRYFYCKIQQRRQELEQSLGVRNT, encoded by the exons ATGGCCGCGGAGGAAGTCACGGGCGGAGCGCGAAAGGCGACgaaaagcaaactttttgagtttctggtccatggggtg cgTCCTGGGATGCCATCAGGCGCTCGCATGCCCCACCAGGGGGCTCCAATGGGTCCCCCAGGCCCCCCCTACGTCGGGAGCCCTTCCGTTCGCCCCGGGATGCCCCAGGCCGTGATGGAGCCCACGCGCAAGCGGGCAGCGCCCCAgcaggcgcagcagcagcaggcggcgcAGCAacaagcgcagcagcagcagcaggcgggcGCCGCCACGCAGAACCGGCCCAGGAG CGCCAAGAggaggaagatggctgacaaGATTCTCCCACAGAGG ATCCGGGAGCTGGTGCCAGAGTCTCAGGCCTACATGGACCTGCTGGCGTTCGAGCGGAAGCTGGACCAGACCATCATGCGGAAGCGAGTGGATATCCAGGAGGCCCTGAAGAGGCCCATGAAG CAAAAGCGGAAGCTGCGCCTTTACATCTCCAACACCTTCAACCCGGCCAAGTCGGACGCAGATGACTCAGACGGCAGCATCGCCTCCTGGGAGCTGCGGGTGGAAGGCAAACTGCTGGACGAT CTCAGCAAGCAGAAAAGGAAGTTTTCCTCTTTCTTCAAGAGTTTGGTCATCGAACTGGACAAGGACCTGTATGGACCAGACAATCACCTGGTGGAG ctgctgcacactgggtcgAAATCTCCGTCCAGCTATCCACTCAGAACCAAG TGGCACAGGACCCCCACCACCCAGGAGACGGACGGCTTCCAGGTGAAGAGGCCGGGGGACGTCAGCGTGCGCTGCACCCTCCTGCTCATGCTGGACTACCAG CCCCCCCAGTTCAAGCTGGACCCCCGCCTCGCCCGCCTCTTGGGGATCCACACGCAGACGCGCTCGGCCATCATCCAAGCCCTCTGGCAGTACATCAAGACCAACAAGCTGCAGGACTCTCACGACAAGGAGTACATCAACTGTGACAAGTACTTCCAGCAG ATCTTTGACTGCCCGCGGCTAAAGTTTTCCGAAATCCCACAGAGGCTGACGAACTTGCTGCTGCCGCCGGATCCTATTGTCATCAACCACATCATCAG TGTGGACCCCAATGACCAGAAGAAGACCGCCTGCTACGACATTGACGTGGAAGTGGAGGACCCCTTGAAGGGGCAGATGAGCAGCTTCCTTCTCTCGACAGCAAACCAGCAGGAGATCACAGCCCTGGACAACAAG ATTCACGAGACAATCGAGTCCATCAACCAGCTGAAGATACAGAGGGATTTTATGCTCAGCTTCTCCAAAGACCCCAAAGGGTACATCCAAGATCTCCTCCGATCCCAGAGCAGGGATCTCAAG GTGATGACCGACGTGGTGGGGAATCCCGAGGAGGAGCGGAGGGCAGAGTTTTACCACGAGCCGTGGTCCCAGGAGGCCGTGAGCAGGTACTTCTACTGCAAG ATCCAGCAGCGTCGTCAGGAGTTGGAGCAGTCTCTGGGGGTGCGTAACACCTAA
- the SMARCD3 gene encoding SWI/SNF-related matrix-associated actin-dependent regulator of chromatin subfamily D member 3 isoform X4, with protein MAAEEVTGGARKATKSKLFEFLVHGVRPGMPSGARMPHQGAPMGPPGPPYVGSPSVRPGMPQAVMEPTRKRAAPQQAQQQQAAQQQAQQQQQAGAATQNRPRSAKRRKMADKILPQRIRELVPESQAYMDLLAFERKLDQTIMRKRVDIQEALKRPMKQKRKLRLYISNTFNPAKSDADDSDGSIASWELRVEGKLLDDLSKQKRKFSSFFKSLVIELDKDLYGPDNHLVELLHTGSKSPSSYPLRTKVCFLWHRTPTTQETDGFQVKRPGDVSVRCTLLLMLDYQPPQFKLDPRLARLLGIHTQTRSAIIQALWQYIKTNKLQDSHDKEYINCDKYFQQIFDCPRLKFSEIPQRLTNLLLPPDPIVINHIISVDPNDQKKTACYDIDVEVEDPLKGQMSSFLLSTANQQEITALDNKIHETIESINQLKIQRDFMLSFSKDPKGYIQDLLRSQSRDLKVMTDVVGNPEEERRAEFYHEPWSQEAVSRYFYCKIQQRRQELEQSLGVRNT; from the exons ATGGCCGCGGAGGAAGTCACGGGCGGAGCGCGAAAGGCGACgaaaagcaaactttttgagtttctggtccatggggtg cgTCCTGGGATGCCATCAGGCGCTCGCATGCCCCACCAGGGGGCTCCAATGGGTCCCCCAGGCCCCCCCTACGTCGGGAGCCCTTCCGTTCGCCCCGGGATGCCCCAGGCCGTGATGGAGCCCACGCGCAAGCGGGCAGCGCCCCAgcaggcgcagcagcagcaggcggcgcAGCAacaagcgcagcagcagcagcaggcgggcGCCGCCACGCAGAACCGGCCCAGGAG CGCCAAGAggaggaagatggctgacaaGATTCTCCCACAGAGG ATCCGGGAGCTGGTGCCAGAGTCTCAGGCCTACATGGACCTGCTGGCGTTCGAGCGGAAGCTGGACCAGACCATCATGCGGAAGCGAGTGGATATCCAGGAGGCCCTGAAGAGGCCCATGAAG CAAAAGCGGAAGCTGCGCCTTTACATCTCCAACACCTTCAACCCGGCCAAGTCGGACGCAGATGACTCAGACGGCAGCATCGCCTCCTGGGAGCTGCGGGTGGAAGGCAAACTGCTGGACGAT CTCAGCAAGCAGAAAAGGAAGTTTTCCTCTTTCTTCAAGAGTTTGGTCATCGAACTGGACAAGGACCTGTATGGACCAGACAATCACCTGGTGGAG ctgctgcacactgggtcgAAATCTCCGTCCAGCTATCCACTCAGAACCAAGGTCTGTTTCCTG TGGCACAGGACCCCCACCACCCAGGAGACGGACGGCTTCCAGGTGAAGAGGCCGGGGGACGTCAGCGTGCGCTGCACCCTCCTGCTCATGCTGGACTACCAG CCCCCCCAGTTCAAGCTGGACCCCCGCCTCGCCCGCCTCTTGGGGATCCACACGCAGACGCGCTCGGCCATCATCCAAGCCCTCTGGCAGTACATCAAGACCAACAAGCTGCAGGACTCTCACGACAAGGAGTACATCAACTGTGACAAGTACTTCCAGCAG ATCTTTGACTGCCCGCGGCTAAAGTTTTCCGAAATCCCACAGAGGCTGACGAACTTGCTGCTGCCGCCGGATCCTATTGTCATCAACCACATCATCAG TGTGGACCCCAATGACCAGAAGAAGACCGCCTGCTACGACATTGACGTGGAAGTGGAGGACCCCTTGAAGGGGCAGATGAGCAGCTTCCTTCTCTCGACAGCAAACCAGCAGGAGATCACAGCCCTGGACAACAAG ATTCACGAGACAATCGAGTCCATCAACCAGCTGAAGATACAGAGGGATTTTATGCTCAGCTTCTCCAAAGACCCCAAAGGGTACATCCAAGATCTCCTCCGATCCCAGAGCAGGGATCTCAAG GTGATGACCGACGTGGTGGGGAATCCCGAGGAGGAGCGGAGGGCAGAGTTTTACCACGAGCCGTGGTCCCAGGAGGCCGTGAGCAGGTACTTCTACTGCAAG ATCCAGCAGCGTCGTCAGGAGTTGGAGCAGTCTCTGGGGGTGCGTAACACCTAA
- the SMARCD3 gene encoding SWI/SNF-related matrix-associated actin-dependent regulator of chromatin subfamily D member 3 isoform X8: protein MAAEEVTGGARKATKSKLFEFLVHGVRPGMPSGARMPHQGAPMGPPGPPYVGSPSVRPGMPQAVMEPTRKRAAPQQAQQQQAAQQQAQQQQQAGAATQNRPRSAKRRKMADKILPQRIRELVPESQAYMDLLAFERKLDQTIMRKRVDIQEALKRPMKQKRKLRLYISNTFNPAKSDADDSDGSIASWELRVEGKLLDDLSKQKRKFSSFFKSLVIELDKDLYGPDNHLVEWHRTPTTQETDGFQVKRPGDVSVRCTLLLMLDYQPPQFKLDPRLARLLGIHTQTRSAIIQALWQYIKTNKLQDSHDKEYINCDKYFQQIFDCPRLKFSEIPQRLTNLLLPPDPIVINHIISVDPNDQKKTACYDIDVEVEDPLKGQMSSFLLSTANQQEITALDNKIHETIESINQLKIQRDFMLSFSKDPKGYIQDLLRSQSRDLKVMTDVVGNPEEERRAEFYHEPWSQEAVSRYFYCKIQQRRQELEQSLGVRNT from the exons ATGGCCGCGGAGGAAGTCACGGGCGGAGCGCGAAAGGCGACgaaaagcaaactttttgagtttctggtccatggggtg cgTCCTGGGATGCCATCAGGCGCTCGCATGCCCCACCAGGGGGCTCCAATGGGTCCCCCAGGCCCCCCCTACGTCGGGAGCCCTTCCGTTCGCCCCGGGATGCCCCAGGCCGTGATGGAGCCCACGCGCAAGCGGGCAGCGCCCCAgcaggcgcagcagcagcaggcggcgcAGCAacaagcgcagcagcagcagcaggcgggcGCCGCCACGCAGAACCGGCCCAGGAG CGCCAAGAggaggaagatggctgacaaGATTCTCCCACAGAGG ATCCGGGAGCTGGTGCCAGAGTCTCAGGCCTACATGGACCTGCTGGCGTTCGAGCGGAAGCTGGACCAGACCATCATGCGGAAGCGAGTGGATATCCAGGAGGCCCTGAAGAGGCCCATGAAG CAAAAGCGGAAGCTGCGCCTTTACATCTCCAACACCTTCAACCCGGCCAAGTCGGACGCAGATGACTCAGACGGCAGCATCGCCTCCTGGGAGCTGCGGGTGGAAGGCAAACTGCTGGACGAT CTCAGCAAGCAGAAAAGGAAGTTTTCCTCTTTCTTCAAGAGTTTGGTCATCGAACTGGACAAGGACCTGTATGGACCAGACAATCACCTGGTGGAG TGGCACAGGACCCCCACCACCCAGGAGACGGACGGCTTCCAGGTGAAGAGGCCGGGGGACGTCAGCGTGCGCTGCACCCTCCTGCTCATGCTGGACTACCAG CCCCCCCAGTTCAAGCTGGACCCCCGCCTCGCCCGCCTCTTGGGGATCCACACGCAGACGCGCTCGGCCATCATCCAAGCCCTCTGGCAGTACATCAAGACCAACAAGCTGCAGGACTCTCACGACAAGGAGTACATCAACTGTGACAAGTACTTCCAGCAG ATCTTTGACTGCCCGCGGCTAAAGTTTTCCGAAATCCCACAGAGGCTGACGAACTTGCTGCTGCCGCCGGATCCTATTGTCATCAACCACATCATCAG TGTGGACCCCAATGACCAGAAGAAGACCGCCTGCTACGACATTGACGTGGAAGTGGAGGACCCCTTGAAGGGGCAGATGAGCAGCTTCCTTCTCTCGACAGCAAACCAGCAGGAGATCACAGCCCTGGACAACAAG ATTCACGAGACAATCGAGTCCATCAACCAGCTGAAGATACAGAGGGATTTTATGCTCAGCTTCTCCAAAGACCCCAAAGGGTACATCCAAGATCTCCTCCGATCCCAGAGCAGGGATCTCAAG GTGATGACCGACGTGGTGGGGAATCCCGAGGAGGAGCGGAGGGCAGAGTTTTACCACGAGCCGTGGTCCCAGGAGGCCGTGAGCAGGTACTTCTACTGCAAG ATCCAGCAGCGTCGTCAGGAGTTGGAGCAGTCTCTGGGGGTGCGTAACACCTAA
- the SMARCD3 gene encoding SWI/SNF-related matrix-associated actin-dependent regulator of chromatin subfamily D member 3 isoform X9, with the protein MRPGMPSGARMPHQGAPMGPPGPPYVGSPSVRPGMPQAVMEPTRKRAAPQQAQQQQAAQQQAQQQQQAGAATQNRPRSAKRRKMADKILPQRIRELVPESQAYMDLLAFERKLDQTIMRKRVDIQEALKRPMKQKRKLRLYISNTFNPAKSDADDSDGSIASWELRVEGKLLDDLSKQKRKFSSFFKSLVIELDKDLYGPDNHLVELLHTGSKSPSSYPLRTKVCFLWHRTPTTQETDGFQVKRPGDVSVRCTLLLMLDYQPPQFKLDPRLARLLGIHTQTRSAIIQALWQYIKTNKLQDSHDKEYINCDKYFQQIFDCPRLKFSEIPQRLTNLLLPPDPIVINHIISVDPNDQKKTACYDIDVEVEDPLKGQMSSFLLSTANQQEITALDNKIHETIESINQLKIQRDFMLSFSKDPKGYIQDLLRSQSRDLKVMTDVVGNPEEERRAEFYHEPWSQEAVSRYFYCKIQQRRQELEQSLGVRNT; encoded by the exons cgTCCTGGGATGCCATCAGGCGCTCGCATGCCCCACCAGGGGGCTCCAATGGGTCCCCCAGGCCCCCCCTACGTCGGGAGCCCTTCCGTTCGCCCCGGGATGCCCCAGGCCGTGATGGAGCCCACGCGCAAGCGGGCAGCGCCCCAgcaggcgcagcagcagcaggcggcgcAGCAacaagcgcagcagcagcagcaggcgggcGCCGCCACGCAGAACCGGCCCAGGAG CGCCAAGAggaggaagatggctgacaaGATTCTCCCACAGAGG ATCCGGGAGCTGGTGCCAGAGTCTCAGGCCTACATGGACCTGCTGGCGTTCGAGCGGAAGCTGGACCAGACCATCATGCGGAAGCGAGTGGATATCCAGGAGGCCCTGAAGAGGCCCATGAAG CAAAAGCGGAAGCTGCGCCTTTACATCTCCAACACCTTCAACCCGGCCAAGTCGGACGCAGATGACTCAGACGGCAGCATCGCCTCCTGGGAGCTGCGGGTGGAAGGCAAACTGCTGGACGAT CTCAGCAAGCAGAAAAGGAAGTTTTCCTCTTTCTTCAAGAGTTTGGTCATCGAACTGGACAAGGACCTGTATGGACCAGACAATCACCTGGTGGAG ctgctgcacactgggtcgAAATCTCCGTCCAGCTATCCACTCAGAACCAAGGTCTGTTTCCTG TGGCACAGGACCCCCACCACCCAGGAGACGGACGGCTTCCAGGTGAAGAGGCCGGGGGACGTCAGCGTGCGCTGCACCCTCCTGCTCATGCTGGACTACCAG CCCCCCCAGTTCAAGCTGGACCCCCGCCTCGCCCGCCTCTTGGGGATCCACACGCAGACGCGCTCGGCCATCATCCAAGCCCTCTGGCAGTACATCAAGACCAACAAGCTGCAGGACTCTCACGACAAGGAGTACATCAACTGTGACAAGTACTTCCAGCAG ATCTTTGACTGCCCGCGGCTAAAGTTTTCCGAAATCCCACAGAGGCTGACGAACTTGCTGCTGCCGCCGGATCCTATTGTCATCAACCACATCATCAG TGTGGACCCCAATGACCAGAAGAAGACCGCCTGCTACGACATTGACGTGGAAGTGGAGGACCCCTTGAAGGGGCAGATGAGCAGCTTCCTTCTCTCGACAGCAAACCAGCAGGAGATCACAGCCCTGGACAACAAG ATTCACGAGACAATCGAGTCCATCAACCAGCTGAAGATACAGAGGGATTTTATGCTCAGCTTCTCCAAAGACCCCAAAGGGTACATCCAAGATCTCCTCCGATCCCAGAGCAGGGATCTCAAG GTGATGACCGACGTGGTGGGGAATCCCGAGGAGGAGCGGAGGGCAGAGTTTTACCACGAGCCGTGGTCCCAGGAGGCCGTGAGCAGGTACTTCTACTGCAAG ATCCAGCAGCGTCGTCAGGAGTTGGAGCAGTCTCTGGGGGTGCGTAACACCTAA
- the SMARCD3 gene encoding SWI/SNF-related matrix-associated actin-dependent regulator of chromatin subfamily D member 3 isoform X5 — protein MLPLLSLRGGGVLDSPAAHLLVPKRPGMPSGARMPHQGAPMGPPGPPYVGSPSVRPGMPQAVMEPTRKRAAPQQAQQQQAAQQQAQQQQQAGAATQNRPRSAKRRKMADKILPQRIRELVPESQAYMDLLAFERKLDQTIMRKRVDIQEALKRPMKQKRKLRLYISNTFNPAKSDADDSDGSIASWELRVEGKLLDDLSKQKRKFSSFFKSLVIELDKDLYGPDNHLVELLHTGSKSPSSYPLRTKVCFLWHRTPTTQETDGFQVKRPGDVSVRCTLLLMLDYQPPQFKLDPRLARLLGIHTQTRSAIIQALWQYIKTNKLQDSHDKEYINCDKYFQQIFDCPRLKFSEIPQRLTNLLLPPDPIVINHIISVDPNDQKKTACYDIDVEVEDPLKGQMSSFLLSTANQQEITALDNKIHETIESINQLKIQRDFMLSFSKDPKGYIQDLLRSQSRDLKVMTDVVGNPEEERRAEFYHEPWSQEAVSRYFYCKIQQRRQELEQSLGVRNT, from the exons cgTCCTGGGATGCCATCAGGCGCTCGCATGCCCCACCAGGGGGCTCCAATGGGTCCCCCAGGCCCCCCCTACGTCGGGAGCCCTTCCGTTCGCCCCGGGATGCCCCAGGCCGTGATGGAGCCCACGCGCAAGCGGGCAGCGCCCCAgcaggcgcagcagcagcaggcggcgcAGCAacaagcgcagcagcagcagcaggcgggcGCCGCCACGCAGAACCGGCCCAGGAG CGCCAAGAggaggaagatggctgacaaGATTCTCCCACAGAGG ATCCGGGAGCTGGTGCCAGAGTCTCAGGCCTACATGGACCTGCTGGCGTTCGAGCGGAAGCTGGACCAGACCATCATGCGGAAGCGAGTGGATATCCAGGAGGCCCTGAAGAGGCCCATGAAG CAAAAGCGGAAGCTGCGCCTTTACATCTCCAACACCTTCAACCCGGCCAAGTCGGACGCAGATGACTCAGACGGCAGCATCGCCTCCTGGGAGCTGCGGGTGGAAGGCAAACTGCTGGACGAT CTCAGCAAGCAGAAAAGGAAGTTTTCCTCTTTCTTCAAGAGTTTGGTCATCGAACTGGACAAGGACCTGTATGGACCAGACAATCACCTGGTGGAG ctgctgcacactgggtcgAAATCTCCGTCCAGCTATCCACTCAGAACCAAGGTCTGTTTCCTG TGGCACAGGACCCCCACCACCCAGGAGACGGACGGCTTCCAGGTGAAGAGGCCGGGGGACGTCAGCGTGCGCTGCACCCTCCTGCTCATGCTGGACTACCAG CCCCCCCAGTTCAAGCTGGACCCCCGCCTCGCCCGCCTCTTGGGGATCCACACGCAGACGCGCTCGGCCATCATCCAAGCCCTCTGGCAGTACATCAAGACCAACAAGCTGCAGGACTCTCACGACAAGGAGTACATCAACTGTGACAAGTACTTCCAGCAG ATCTTTGACTGCCCGCGGCTAAAGTTTTCCGAAATCCCACAGAGGCTGACGAACTTGCTGCTGCCGCCGGATCCTATTGTCATCAACCACATCATCAG TGTGGACCCCAATGACCAGAAGAAGACCGCCTGCTACGACATTGACGTGGAAGTGGAGGACCCCTTGAAGGGGCAGATGAGCAGCTTCCTTCTCTCGACAGCAAACCAGCAGGAGATCACAGCCCTGGACAACAAG ATTCACGAGACAATCGAGTCCATCAACCAGCTGAAGATACAGAGGGATTTTATGCTCAGCTTCTCCAAAGACCCCAAAGGGTACATCCAAGATCTCCTCCGATCCCAGAGCAGGGATCTCAAG GTGATGACCGACGTGGTGGGGAATCCCGAGGAGGAGCGGAGGGCAGAGTTTTACCACGAGCCGTGGTCCCAGGAGGCCGTGAGCAGGTACTTCTACTGCAAG ATCCAGCAGCGTCGTCAGGAGTTGGAGCAGTCTCTGGGGGTGCGTAACACCTAA
- the SMARCD3 gene encoding SWI/SNF-related matrix-associated actin-dependent regulator of chromatin subfamily D member 3 isoform X10 produces the protein MPSGARMPHQGAPMGPPGPPYVGSPSVRPGMPQAVMEPTRKRAAPQQAQQQQAAQQQAQQQQQAGAATQNRPRSAKRRKMADKILPQRIRELVPESQAYMDLLAFERKLDQTIMRKRVDIQEALKRPMKQKRKLRLYISNTFNPAKSDADDSDGSIASWELRVEGKLLDDLSKQKRKFSSFFKSLVIELDKDLYGPDNHLVELLHTGSKSPSSYPLRTKVCFLWHRTPTTQETDGFQVKRPGDVSVRCTLLLMLDYQPPQFKLDPRLARLLGIHTQTRSAIIQALWQYIKTNKLQDSHDKEYINCDKYFQQIFDCPRLKFSEIPQRLTNLLLPPDPIVINHIISVDPNDQKKTACYDIDVEVEDPLKGQMSSFLLSTANQQEITALDNKIHETIESINQLKIQRDFMLSFSKDPKGYIQDLLRSQSRDLKVMTDVVGNPEEERRAEFYHEPWSQEAVSRYFYCKIQQRRQELEQSLGVRNT, from the exons ATGCCATCAGGCGCTCGCATGCCCCACCAGGGGGCTCCAATGGGTCCCCCAGGCCCCCCCTACGTCGGGAGCCCTTCCGTTCGCCCCGGGATGCCCCAGGCCGTGATGGAGCCCACGCGCAAGCGGGCAGCGCCCCAgcaggcgcagcagcagcaggcggcgcAGCAacaagcgcagcagcagcagcaggcgggcGCCGCCACGCAGAACCGGCCCAGGAG CGCCAAGAggaggaagatggctgacaaGATTCTCCCACAGAGG ATCCGGGAGCTGGTGCCAGAGTCTCAGGCCTACATGGACCTGCTGGCGTTCGAGCGGAAGCTGGACCAGACCATCATGCGGAAGCGAGTGGATATCCAGGAGGCCCTGAAGAGGCCCATGAAG CAAAAGCGGAAGCTGCGCCTTTACATCTCCAACACCTTCAACCCGGCCAAGTCGGACGCAGATGACTCAGACGGCAGCATCGCCTCCTGGGAGCTGCGGGTGGAAGGCAAACTGCTGGACGAT CTCAGCAAGCAGAAAAGGAAGTTTTCCTCTTTCTTCAAGAGTTTGGTCATCGAACTGGACAAGGACCTGTATGGACCAGACAATCACCTGGTGGAG ctgctgcacactgggtcgAAATCTCCGTCCAGCTATCCACTCAGAACCAAGGTCTGTTTCCTG TGGCACAGGACCCCCACCACCCAGGAGACGGACGGCTTCCAGGTGAAGAGGCCGGGGGACGTCAGCGTGCGCTGCACCCTCCTGCTCATGCTGGACTACCAG CCCCCCCAGTTCAAGCTGGACCCCCGCCTCGCCCGCCTCTTGGGGATCCACACGCAGACGCGCTCGGCCATCATCCAAGCCCTCTGGCAGTACATCAAGACCAACAAGCTGCAGGACTCTCACGACAAGGAGTACATCAACTGTGACAAGTACTTCCAGCAG ATCTTTGACTGCCCGCGGCTAAAGTTTTCCGAAATCCCACAGAGGCTGACGAACTTGCTGCTGCCGCCGGATCCTATTGTCATCAACCACATCATCAG TGTGGACCCCAATGACCAGAAGAAGACCGCCTGCTACGACATTGACGTGGAAGTGGAGGACCCCTTGAAGGGGCAGATGAGCAGCTTCCTTCTCTCGACAGCAAACCAGCAGGAGATCACAGCCCTGGACAACAAG ATTCACGAGACAATCGAGTCCATCAACCAGCTGAAGATACAGAGGGATTTTATGCTCAGCTTCTCCAAAGACCCCAAAGGGTACATCCAAGATCTCCTCCGATCCCAGAGCAGGGATCTCAAG GTGATGACCGACGTGGTGGGGAATCCCGAGGAGGAGCGGAGGGCAGAGTTTTACCACGAGCCGTGGTCCCAGGAGGCCGTGAGCAGGTACTTCTACTGCAAG ATCCAGCAGCGTCGTCAGGAGTTGGAGCAGTCTCTGGGGGTGCGTAACACCTAA